The proteins below come from a single Serpentinimonas raichei genomic window:
- a CDS encoding UDP-2,3-diacylglucosamine diphosphatase produces MNQATVPTAHPQALPEPDLVCSAPGWERVEFISDLHLRPEDPATVSAWLRYLEHGRFDALFILGDLFELWFGDDMLQRPPEAPGSELLQRSIQALQSASARAPVYLMHGNRDFLLGSAFAQHSGVRLISDPCVLEFAGQRWLLSHGDAWCLEDRSYQTFRQMVRAPAWQQGFLARPLPEREALARMARHASESQRSAGNTAATSAPDAPDYGDVDAATACQWLRATGCQTLIHGHTHRPGQHDLGAGLQRLVLSDWCGLSQPPRREVLRLDRQGQVHRLSPEQAAAPTPAAQAPVPAA; encoded by the coding sequence ATGAACCAAGCCACCGTGCCCACGGCGCACCCGCAAGCCCTGCCCGAACCCGACCTCGTCTGCTCCGCCCCGGGCTGGGAGCGGGTCGAGTTCATCTCTGACCTGCACCTGCGCCCCGAAGACCCCGCCACCGTGTCGGCTTGGCTGCGCTACCTGGAGCACGGCCGCTTCGACGCCCTGTTCATACTGGGCGACCTGTTCGAGCTCTGGTTTGGCGACGACATGCTGCAGCGCCCGCCCGAAGCTCCCGGCAGCGAGCTGTTGCAGCGCAGCATCCAGGCGCTGCAAAGCGCCAGTGCGCGCGCCCCGGTCTATCTGATGCACGGCAACCGCGACTTTCTGCTCGGCAGCGCCTTTGCCCAGCACAGCGGCGTGCGCCTGATCAGCGACCCCTGCGTACTCGAATTCGCCGGGCAGCGCTGGCTGCTCAGCCACGGCGACGCCTGGTGCCTAGAAGACCGCAGCTACCAGACCTTTCGCCAGATGGTGCGCGCCCCGGCCTGGCAGCAGGGCTTTCTGGCGCGCCCGCTGCCCGAGCGCGAGGCGCTGGCGCGCATGGCGCGCCACGCCAGCGAAAGCCAAAGAAGCGCCGGCAACACCGCAGCGACCAGCGCGCCCGACGCCCCCGACTACGGCGACGTGGATGCCGCCACCGCCTGCCAGTGGCTGCGCGCCACCGGCTGCCAGACCCTGATCCACGGCCACACGCACCGCCCCGGCCAGCACGATCTGGGCGCTGGCTTGCAGCGCCTAGTGCTGAGCGACTGGTGCGGCCTGAGCCAGCCACCGCGGCGCGAGGTGCTGCGGCTCGATCGCCAAGGCCAGGTCCACCGCCTCAGCCCCGAGCAAGCGGCCGCGCCCACACCCGCCGCGCAGGCCCCCGTGCCAGCGGCATGA
- a CDS encoding zinc-dependent peptidase, protein MSPAPRWLRVLRHSRWVRTLTRWLGGAPPIPSGLWRRVLQAQPFLQHLEPAQRERLQLLCRHFLAQKTFSGANGLQINDEMALQIATQACLPWIHWGLAGLDWYRGFAGIVVHPDEVWAQREETDAAGVVHRWREALAGEAMHGGPLMLAWSHVRAANDKVQHGHNLVIHEFAHQIDMRHKSRHQAADGCPQLPRGFLGLEPRAAAQHWQQVWSQQYRHFVRQVQMAERFGAHLPWLDAYGATDAAEFFAVACEAYTVQRARFGAEFPALLPLLDAFFRHPAAAGLAPPARACA, encoded by the coding sequence ATGAGCCCGGCCCCGCGCTGGCTGCGCGTGCTGCGCCACAGCCGCTGGGTCCGCACACTCACACGTTGGTTGGGCGGTGCGCCACCCATTCCATCTGGCCTGTGGCGGCGTGTATTGCAAGCACAGCCCTTCCTGCAGCACCTCGAGCCGGCGCAACGGGAGCGCTTGCAGCTTTTGTGCCGCCATTTTCTGGCGCAAAAAACCTTTAGCGGCGCCAACGGCCTGCAGATCAACGACGAAATGGCGCTGCAGATTGCCACCCAAGCCTGCCTGCCCTGGATCCACTGGGGGCTGGCGGGGCTGGACTGGTACCGGGGTTTTGCCGGCATCGTGGTGCATCCGGATGAAGTCTGGGCGCAGCGTGAAGAAACCGACGCAGCCGGCGTGGTGCACCGCTGGCGCGAGGCGCTGGCCGGCGAAGCCATGCACGGCGGGCCGCTGATGCTGGCCTGGTCGCACGTGCGCGCCGCCAACGACAAGGTTCAGCACGGCCACAACCTGGTGATCCACGAATTCGCGCACCAGATCGACATGCGCCACAAATCGCGCCACCAGGCCGCCGACGGCTGCCCGCAGTTGCCGCGTGGCTTTCTGGGGCTGGAGCCGCGCGCCGCCGCGCAGCACTGGCAACAGGTCTGGAGCCAGCAATACCGCCACTTTGTGCGCCAGGTGCAAATGGCCGAGCGCTTCGGTGCCCACCTGCCCTGGCTCGACGCCTACGGCGCCACCGATGCGGCCGAGTTCTTCGCCGTCGCCTGCGAGGCCTATACGGTGCAGCGGGCGCGCTTCGGGGCCGAATTCCCGGCTTTGTTGCCGCTGCTCGATGCTTTTTTTCGGCATCCGGCGGCGGCGGGGTTGGCGCCACCAGCCCGCGCTTGCGCCTAG
- a CDS encoding tetratricopeptide repeat protein — translation MPFALPDRPWRPLHPPHAWRLLAAALLALLLGLGSAPASAQDAPYDAVQRQTQAGDWAAALAQADAWLAQHPADAQMRFLRAVALQRQGQTEAAQAAFTALTQEHPELPEPHNNLAVLHAAAGRLAEAQQALEQALRLHPHYAIAWRNLGDVQLQRAAESYRRALQHAPHAAGLAQRLQTVEALLAPAAAR, via the coding sequence ATGCCCTTTGCCCTTCCTGACCGCCCTTGGCGGCCGTTGCATCCGCCCCACGCCTGGCGCCTGTTGGCGGCCGCCCTGCTGGCGCTGCTGCTCGGGCTGGGCAGCGCACCCGCCTCGGCCCAAGATGCCCCCTACGACGCGGTGCAGCGCCAGACCCAGGCCGGTGACTGGGCCGCCGCGCTGGCGCAGGCCGACGCCTGGCTGGCGCAGCACCCGGCCGATGCGCAAATGCGTTTTTTGCGCGCCGTAGCGTTGCAACGCCAAGGCCAGACCGAGGCCGCCCAAGCCGCCTTCACCGCCCTGACGCAAGAGCACCCGGAACTGCCCGAGCCGCACAACAACCTGGCGGTGCTGCACGCCGCTGCCGGTCGCTTGGCCGAAGCGCAACAGGCGCTCGAACAGGCGCTGCGCCTGCACCCGCACTACGCCATCGCGTGGCGCAACCTGGGCGATGTGCAGTTGCAGCGCGCGGCCGAGTCCTACCGCCGCGCCCTGCAGCACGCCCCGCACGCGGCTGGCCTGGCGCAGCGCCTGCAGACCGTCGAAGCCTTGCTGGCCCCGGCTGCGGCGCGCTAA
- a CDS encoding peptidylprolyl isomerase, with product MANPQVELHIAGRGVITIELDAEKAPISAANFLAYVRSGHYDGTVFHRVIDGFMIQGGGFAVGMTQKPTLDTIENEANNGLKNKRYTLAMARTSAPHSASAQFFINVADNGFLDHTAPTAQGWGYAVFGKVIAGTEVVDAIRSVKTGRKGFHDDVPQDDVVLEKAVELQASAA from the coding sequence ATGGCCAACCCGCAAGTTGAACTGCACATCGCCGGACGCGGCGTCATCACGATCGAGCTCGACGCCGAAAAAGCGCCCATATCGGCTGCCAACTTTCTCGCCTACGTGCGCAGCGGCCACTACGACGGCACCGTGTTTCACCGCGTGATCGACGGTTTCATGATCCAAGGCGGTGGTTTTGCCGTGGGCATGACGCAAAAACCCACCCTCGACACGATCGAAAACGAGGCCAACAACGGCCTGAAAAACAAGCGCTACACGCTGGCCATGGCGCGCACCTCGGCCCCGCATTCGGCCTCGGCGCAGTTCTTCATCAACGTGGCCGACAATGGCTTTCTCGACCACACCGCGCCCACGGCGCAAGGCTGGGGTTATGCCGTATTTGGCAAGGTCATCGCTGGCACCGAGGTGGTGGATGCCATCCGCAGCGTAAAAACCGGGCGCAAGGGCTTTCACGACGACGTGCCGCAGGACGATGTGGTGCTGGAAAAAGCCGTGGAGCTGCAAGCCAGCGCAGCCTAA
- a CDS encoding peptidylprolyl isomerase: protein MQRRQLAPLLLGSVALTSALWLGSAHAQAPAAAPAAAPAPASAPRVTLQTNLGTMVLELDPVRAPLTVQNFLRYVREGHYNGTVFHRVIPGFMIQGGGFTADMQQKPTRPPIALESRNGLSNLRGTVAMARTSVPDSATAQFFINTVDNPWLDQPRSPDGHGYAVFGRVVTGLDVLDRIRAVPTGRQGPHSNVPLQPVTILNATLEQ from the coding sequence ATGCAACGCCGCCAACTCGCCCCCCTGCTGCTCGGCTCCGTCGCGCTGACCAGCGCCCTCTGGCTGGGCAGCGCCCATGCCCAGGCCCCTGCTGCCGCTCCCGCTGCGGCACCGGCCCCTGCCAGCGCCCCGCGCGTCACGCTGCAAACCAATCTGGGCACCATGGTGCTCGAACTCGACCCGGTGCGCGCACCGCTGACGGTGCAAAACTTCCTGCGCTACGTGCGCGAAGGCCATTACAACGGCACCGTGTTTCACCGCGTCATCCCCGGCTTCATGATCCAGGGCGGCGGTTTCACGGCCGACATGCAGCAAAAGCCCACCCGGCCCCCGATTGCGCTGGAGTCGCGCAACGGCCTGAGCAATTTGCGCGGCACGGTGGCCATGGCGCGCACCTCGGTGCCCGATTCGGCCACGGCCCAGTTCTTCATCAACACCGTGGACAACCCCTGGCTGGACCAACCGCGCTCGCCAGACGGGCACGGCTACGCGGTGTTTGGCCGCGTCGTCACGGGCCTGGACGTACTCGACCGCATCCGCGCCGTGCCCACCGGCCGCCAAGGCCCGCACAGCAACGTGCCACTGCAACCCGTCACCATCCTCAACGCCACTTTGGAGCAATAA